A region of Paroedura picta isolate Pp20150507F unplaced genomic scaffold, Ppicta_v3.0 Ppicta_v3_sca21, whole genome shotgun sequence DNA encodes the following proteins:
- the CCDC61 gene encoding centrosomal protein CCDC61 isoform X2, translating to MAKLHGLQADYVFRGVEHVVRMTVEGNLLEVEVEDRLTTDQWRGEFDAAFIEDLTHKTGNFKQFGIFCSMLESALTQSSESVTLDLLTYSDLESLRSRKIGAGPRFTSASKCSPLSSKRYLILIYSVEFDRIHYPLPLPYVGKPDPVVLQKVIRELKEELATLKVKPGKDFRDAEIRHLREELQHVLEEKQAAETALAALQEELKLTNKSSALKEVKILKKVVQSLEEQLAKERTKHQRVANKRLQESRQLADELAELKSTERGLRIRVRNLTNELALYKKGRFTPTAPSPPSRFVHPSLSRAGTVATRKEDRRSTSGERSNSRERSGAWGSSRQRSSSREGRSGSQGRLTRQSPSPTGSRGPRFDPTAFVKAKERKQKEAEQNKQRLHLGVGGAPPSGWRHAHSRGPSAFGASGKSRGRSSSVESFRSQRSSASSGSEMDDYSEPAAPRGRKRVGRSRKPLSSSSWNRPSGAPRVDGGHRKPLVSTPTGGKQVDKENLYDEPSADLSEIDARLQALQEYMNKLETRT from the exons ATGGCCAAGCTGCACGGGCTGCAAGCTGACTACGTCTTCCGGGGTGTAGAGCATGTGGTGCGGATGACGGTGGAGGGGAACCTCCTGGAGGTGGAAGTGGAGGACCGGCTGACCACGGACCAGTGGCGAGGGGAGTTCGATGCAGCTT TCATTGAAGACCTGACGCACAAGACAGGGAATTTCAAGCAGTTTGGGATTTTCTGCAGCATGCTGGAGTCAGCCCTGACGCAG AGCAGCGAGTCGGTTACCCTGGACCTGCTCACCTACTCTGACCTGGAGTCGCTGAGGAGCAGGAAGATTGGGGCGGGCCCAAGGTTCACATCTGCCTCCAAATGCTCCCCGCTGAGCTCCAAGCGCTACCTGATATTGATCTACTCGGTGGAGTTCGACAG GATCCACTATCCCCTGCCGCTCCCCTACGTGGGGAAACCAGACCCCGTTGTCCTGCAGAAGGTGATCCGGGAGCTAAAGGAAGAGTTGGCCACACTGAAGGTGAAACCAGGCAAGGATTTCCGAGATGCTGAGATCCGCCACCTCCGAGAGGA GTTGCAGCATGTCCTGGAGGAGAAGCAGGCGGCTGAAACAGCCCTGGCAGCTCTGCAGGAGGAGCTGAAGCTGACCAACAAGAGCAGCGCCCTCAAGGAAGTGAAAATCCTCAAGAAAGTGGTCCAGAGCCTGGAGGAGCAGCTGGCCAAGGAGCGGACCAAGCACCAGCGGGTGGCCAACAAGCGTCTGCAGGAGAGCCGGCAACTGGCCGACGAG TTGGCTGAGCTGAAATCCACGGAGCGGGGCCTCCGGATCCGCGTGAGGAACCTGACCAACGAGCTGGCCCTGTACAAGAAGGG GCGCTTCACGCCCACCGCACCCTCTCCCCCAAGCCGTTTTGTTCACCCCAGCCTGAGCCGAGCTGGCACTGTGGCCACGAGAAAGGAGGATCGGCGCTCCACCTCGGGAGAACGGTCAAACTCGCGGGAGCGCAGCGGGGCCTGGGGGTCCAGCCGGCAGCGGTCCTCCTCCAGGGAGGGCCGGAGCGGGAGCCAGGGCCGGCTCACAAGGCAGTCGCCTTCCCCTACAG GTTCCCGAGGGCCACGCTTCGACCCCACGGCCTTTGTGAAAGCCAAGGAGCGCAAGCAAAAGGAAGCCGAGCAGAATAA GCAACGTCTCCACCTAGGGGTGGGAGGAGCCCCTCCTAGCGGGTGGCGCCACGCTCATTCCAGAGGGCCTTCGGCTTTTGGTGCAAGCGGGAAGTCCCGGGGCAGGAGTTCTTCAG TGGAAAGCTTCCGCAGCCAGCGCTCCTCTGCGAGCTCTGGGAGCGAAATGGATGATTACTCTGAACCTGCCGCTCCCAG GGGTCGGAAGCGAGTGGGAAGGAGTCGGAAGCCCCTCAGTAGCTCTTCGTGGAACAGGCCGTCTGGG GCTCCTCGCGTGGACGGTGGTCACAGGAAGCCCTTGGTGAGCACCCCGACCGGAGGCAAGCAAGTGGACAAAG AAAATCTGTACGACGAGCCATCGGCTGACCTCTCCGAGATCGACGCTCGGCTCCAGGCCTTGCAGGAGTACATGAATAAGCTCGAGACGAGAACGTAG
- the CCDC61 gene encoding centrosomal protein CCDC61 isoform X1, with the protein MAKLHGLQADYVFRGVEHVVRMTVEGNLLEVEVEDRLTTDQWRGEFDAAFIEDLTHKTGNFKQFGIFCSMLESALTQSSESVTLDLLTYSDLESLRSRKIGAGPRFTSASKCSPLSSKRYLILIYSVEFDRIHYPLPLPYVGKPDPVVLQKVIRELKEELATLKVKPGKDFRDAEIRHLREELQHVLEEKQAAETALAALQEELKLTNKSSALKEVKILKKVVQSLEEQLAKERTKHQRVANKRLQESRQLADELAELKSTERGLRIRVRNLTNELALYKKGRFTPTAPSPPSRFVHPSLSRAGTVATRKEDRRSTSGERSNSRERSGAWGSSRQRSSSREGRSGSQGRLTRQSPSPTGSRGPRFDPTAFVKAKERKQKEAEQNNRQRLHLGVGGAPPSGWRHAHSRGPSAFGASGKSRGRSSSVESFRSQRSSASSGSEMDDYSEPAAPRGRKRVGRSRKPLSSSSWNRPSGAPRVDGGHRKPLVSTPTGGKQVDKENLYDEPSADLSEIDARLQALQEYMNKLETRT; encoded by the exons ATGGCCAAGCTGCACGGGCTGCAAGCTGACTACGTCTTCCGGGGTGTAGAGCATGTGGTGCGGATGACGGTGGAGGGGAACCTCCTGGAGGTGGAAGTGGAGGACCGGCTGACCACGGACCAGTGGCGAGGGGAGTTCGATGCAGCTT TCATTGAAGACCTGACGCACAAGACAGGGAATTTCAAGCAGTTTGGGATTTTCTGCAGCATGCTGGAGTCAGCCCTGACGCAG AGCAGCGAGTCGGTTACCCTGGACCTGCTCACCTACTCTGACCTGGAGTCGCTGAGGAGCAGGAAGATTGGGGCGGGCCCAAGGTTCACATCTGCCTCCAAATGCTCCCCGCTGAGCTCCAAGCGCTACCTGATATTGATCTACTCGGTGGAGTTCGACAG GATCCACTATCCCCTGCCGCTCCCCTACGTGGGGAAACCAGACCCCGTTGTCCTGCAGAAGGTGATCCGGGAGCTAAAGGAAGAGTTGGCCACACTGAAGGTGAAACCAGGCAAGGATTTCCGAGATGCTGAGATCCGCCACCTCCGAGAGGA GTTGCAGCATGTCCTGGAGGAGAAGCAGGCGGCTGAAACAGCCCTGGCAGCTCTGCAGGAGGAGCTGAAGCTGACCAACAAGAGCAGCGCCCTCAAGGAAGTGAAAATCCTCAAGAAAGTGGTCCAGAGCCTGGAGGAGCAGCTGGCCAAGGAGCGGACCAAGCACCAGCGGGTGGCCAACAAGCGTCTGCAGGAGAGCCGGCAACTGGCCGACGAG TTGGCTGAGCTGAAATCCACGGAGCGGGGCCTCCGGATCCGCGTGAGGAACCTGACCAACGAGCTGGCCCTGTACAAGAAGGG GCGCTTCACGCCCACCGCACCCTCTCCCCCAAGCCGTTTTGTTCACCCCAGCCTGAGCCGAGCTGGCACTGTGGCCACGAGAAAGGAGGATCGGCGCTCCACCTCGGGAGAACGGTCAAACTCGCGGGAGCGCAGCGGGGCCTGGGGGTCCAGCCGGCAGCGGTCCTCCTCCAGGGAGGGCCGGAGCGGGAGCCAGGGCCGGCTCACAAGGCAGTCGCCTTCCCCTACAG GTTCCCGAGGGCCACGCTTCGACCCCACGGCCTTTGTGAAAGCCAAGGAGCGCAAGCAAAAGGAAGCCGAGCAGAATAA CAGGCAACGTCTCCACCTAGGGGTGGGAGGAGCCCCTCCTAGCGGGTGGCGCCACGCTCATTCCAGAGGGCCTTCGGCTTTTGGTGCAAGCGGGAAGTCCCGGGGCAGGAGTTCTTCAG TGGAAAGCTTCCGCAGCCAGCGCTCCTCTGCGAGCTCTGGGAGCGAAATGGATGATTACTCTGAACCTGCCGCTCCCAG GGGTCGGAAGCGAGTGGGAAGGAGTCGGAAGCCCCTCAGTAGCTCTTCGTGGAACAGGCCGTCTGGG GCTCCTCGCGTGGACGGTGGTCACAGGAAGCCCTTGGTGAGCACCCCGACCGGAGGCAAGCAAGTGGACAAAG AAAATCTGTACGACGAGCCATCGGCTGACCTCTCCGAGATCGACGCTCGGCTCCAGGCCTTGCAGGAGTACATGAATAAGCTCGAGACGAGAACGTAG
- the CCDC61 gene encoding centrosomal protein CCDC61 isoform X3 — protein MAKLHGLQADYVFRGVEHVVRMTVEGNLLEVEVEDRLTTDQWRGEFDAAFIEDLTHKTGNFKQFGIFCSMLESALTQSSESVTLDLLTYSDLESLRSRKIGAGPRFTSASKCSPLSSKRYLILIYSVEFDRIHYPLPLPYVGKPDPVVLQKVIRELKEELATLKVKPGKDFRDAEIRHLREELQHVLEEKQAAETALAALQEELKLTNKSSALKEVKILKKVVQSLEEQLAKERTKHQRVANKRLQESRQLADELAELKSTERGLRIRVRNLTNELALYKKGRFTPTAPSPPSRFVHPSLSRAGTVATRKEDRRSTSGERSNSRERSGAWGSSRQRSSSREGRSGSQGRLTRQSPSPTGSRGPRFDPTAFVKAKERKQKEAEQNNRQRLHLGVGGAPPSGWRHAHSRGPSAFGASGKSRGRSSSVESFRSQRSSASSGSEMDDYSEPAAPRGRKRVGRSRKPLSSSSWNRPSGTHRTDAGLPVCTPEYKQLLVRADHSP, from the exons ATGGCCAAGCTGCACGGGCTGCAAGCTGACTACGTCTTCCGGGGTGTAGAGCATGTGGTGCGGATGACGGTGGAGGGGAACCTCCTGGAGGTGGAAGTGGAGGACCGGCTGACCACGGACCAGTGGCGAGGGGAGTTCGATGCAGCTT TCATTGAAGACCTGACGCACAAGACAGGGAATTTCAAGCAGTTTGGGATTTTCTGCAGCATGCTGGAGTCAGCCCTGACGCAG AGCAGCGAGTCGGTTACCCTGGACCTGCTCACCTACTCTGACCTGGAGTCGCTGAGGAGCAGGAAGATTGGGGCGGGCCCAAGGTTCACATCTGCCTCCAAATGCTCCCCGCTGAGCTCCAAGCGCTACCTGATATTGATCTACTCGGTGGAGTTCGACAG GATCCACTATCCCCTGCCGCTCCCCTACGTGGGGAAACCAGACCCCGTTGTCCTGCAGAAGGTGATCCGGGAGCTAAAGGAAGAGTTGGCCACACTGAAGGTGAAACCAGGCAAGGATTTCCGAGATGCTGAGATCCGCCACCTCCGAGAGGA GTTGCAGCATGTCCTGGAGGAGAAGCAGGCGGCTGAAACAGCCCTGGCAGCTCTGCAGGAGGAGCTGAAGCTGACCAACAAGAGCAGCGCCCTCAAGGAAGTGAAAATCCTCAAGAAAGTGGTCCAGAGCCTGGAGGAGCAGCTGGCCAAGGAGCGGACCAAGCACCAGCGGGTGGCCAACAAGCGTCTGCAGGAGAGCCGGCAACTGGCCGACGAG TTGGCTGAGCTGAAATCCACGGAGCGGGGCCTCCGGATCCGCGTGAGGAACCTGACCAACGAGCTGGCCCTGTACAAGAAGGG GCGCTTCACGCCCACCGCACCCTCTCCCCCAAGCCGTTTTGTTCACCCCAGCCTGAGCCGAGCTGGCACTGTGGCCACGAGAAAGGAGGATCGGCGCTCCACCTCGGGAGAACGGTCAAACTCGCGGGAGCGCAGCGGGGCCTGGGGGTCCAGCCGGCAGCGGTCCTCCTCCAGGGAGGGCCGGAGCGGGAGCCAGGGCCGGCTCACAAGGCAGTCGCCTTCCCCTACAG GTTCCCGAGGGCCACGCTTCGACCCCACGGCCTTTGTGAAAGCCAAGGAGCGCAAGCAAAAGGAAGCCGAGCAGAATAA CAGGCAACGTCTCCACCTAGGGGTGGGAGGAGCCCCTCCTAGCGGGTGGCGCCACGCTCATTCCAGAGGGCCTTCGGCTTTTGGTGCAAGCGGGAAGTCCCGGGGCAGGAGTTCTTCAG TGGAAAGCTTCCGCAGCCAGCGCTCCTCTGCGAGCTCTGGGAGCGAAATGGATGATTACTCTGAACCTGCCGCTCCCAG GGGTCGGAAGCGAGTGGGAAGGAGTCGGAAGCCCCTCAGTAGCTCTTCGTGGAACAGGCCGTCTGGG acacacaggactgatgctggtctgcctgtctgcaccccagaatacaaacagttgctggtaagggctgaccatagcccatag